The Corynebacterium confusum genome has a window encoding:
- a CDS encoding HAD family hydrolase has protein sequence MNHPTDPANGLPLNPRDFLANWTASRGNLRNFLENSALAPLDDASQRAAGEAAASQAVEMLFDIDLDSYHSGVDSVSGSLNAAGGLRLTTPDPDIPQDAGAAAFFDVDNTLIQGSSLVLFAFGLARRRFFKFREIAPIAWKQLKFRISGAENAADVAAGRSQALEFIKGRPVDELTQLCEEIVDHSLLRKAYPGTTELAQMHINAGQQVWLVTATPVQLAQILAKRYGFTGALGTIAEVEDGKFTGRLVGDILHGPGKKHAVAALATLEGLELKRCTAYSDSANDVPMLSMVGTAVAINPDKKLRNLAVDRGWLIRDYRSVRRAIRTYGLPALITAAFSLGGWRGWRGWKASRG, from the coding sequence GTGAATCACCCGACCGACCCCGCCAACGGCTTGCCGTTGAACCCGCGCGACTTCTTGGCCAACTGGACGGCCAGCCGCGGAAACCTGCGTAACTTCCTGGAAAACTCCGCGCTCGCCCCGCTGGACGACGCCTCCCAGCGCGCCGCCGGCGAGGCCGCGGCCTCCCAGGCGGTCGAGATGCTCTTCGACATCGACCTGGATTCCTACCACTCCGGGGTCGATTCAGTCAGCGGCTCGCTCAACGCCGCGGGCGGGCTGCGGCTTACCACCCCGGACCCGGACATCCCCCAGGACGCCGGGGCGGCCGCCTTCTTCGACGTGGACAACACGCTCATCCAGGGCTCGTCCCTGGTGCTTTTCGCCTTCGGCCTGGCTCGCCGGCGCTTCTTCAAGTTCCGAGAGATCGCCCCTATCGCTTGGAAGCAGCTGAAGTTTCGGATTTCCGGTGCGGAAAACGCCGCCGATGTCGCCGCCGGCCGCAGCCAGGCCCTGGAATTTATCAAGGGCCGCCCCGTCGACGAGCTGACCCAGCTCTGCGAGGAGATTGTCGATCACTCCCTGCTGCGCAAGGCCTACCCGGGCACGACTGAGCTGGCCCAGATGCACATCAACGCTGGCCAGCAGGTCTGGCTGGTCACCGCCACCCCGGTCCAGCTGGCTCAGATCCTGGCCAAGCGCTACGGCTTCACCGGGGCACTGGGCACCATCGCGGAAGTCGAGGACGGCAAGTTCACCGGCCGCCTGGTGGGCGATATCCTCCACGGGCCCGGCAAGAAGCACGCCGTGGCCGCCCTCGCCACGCTGGAGGGCCTAGAGCTCAAGCGCTGCACGGCCTACTCGGACTCGGCCAACGACGTGCCCATGCTGTCCATGGTGGGCACCGCGGTGGCCATCAACCCGGACAAGAAGCTGCGCAACCTGGCCGTGGACCGCGGCTGGCTCATCCGCGACTACCGCTCGGTGCGCCGAGCCATCCGCACCTACGGCCTGCCCGCCCTCATCACCGCCGCATTCTCCCTGGGCGGCTGGCGCGGGTGGCGCGGCTGGAAGGCCTCCCGCGGCTAG
- a CDS encoding phosphoglyceromutase, whose translation MTNGKLILLRHGQSQWNESNQFTGWVDVDLTEKGETEAKRGGELLSSENLLPDVLYSSLLRRAIRTGNIALNAADRHWIPVIRDWRLNERHYGALQGLNKAETKDKFGEEQFMAWRRSYDTPPPELDDDAEYSQSEDPRYADLDQVPRTECLKDVVARLVPYFEEEILPRVKNGEKVLVAAHGNSLRALVKHLDQISDEDIAGLNIPTGIPLVYEVDASGKVVNPGGTYLDPEAAAAGAAAVAAQGGK comes from the coding sequence ATGACTAACGGAAAACTCATCCTATTGCGTCACGGACAATCCCAATGGAACGAGTCCAACCAGTTCACCGGCTGGGTGGATGTCGACCTTACCGAGAAGGGGGAGACCGAAGCCAAGCGCGGCGGCGAGCTGTTGTCTTCCGAAAACCTCCTGCCTGACGTGCTGTACTCCTCCCTGCTACGCCGTGCTATCCGCACGGGGAACATCGCGCTGAACGCGGCCGACCGCCACTGGATCCCGGTCATCCGCGACTGGCGCCTCAACGAGCGCCACTACGGCGCCCTGCAGGGCTTGAACAAGGCCGAGACCAAGGACAAGTTCGGCGAAGAGCAGTTCATGGCTTGGCGCCGATCCTACGACACCCCGCCGCCCGAGCTGGACGATGACGCGGAGTACTCCCAGTCGGAGGATCCGCGCTACGCGGACCTGGACCAGGTCCCGCGTACCGAGTGCCTCAAGGACGTCGTCGCCCGCCTGGTGCCCTACTTCGAGGAAGAGATCCTGCCGCGCGTGAAAAACGGCGAGAAGGTCCTGGTCGCCGCGCACGGTAACTCCCTGCGCGCGCTGGTCAAGCACCTGGATCAGATTTCGGACGAGGACATCGCCGGCCTGAACATCCCGACTGGCATCCCGCTGGTCTACGAGGTGGACGCCTCCGGCAAGGTGGTCAACCCGGGCGGCACCTACCTGGATCCGGAAGCCGCCGCAGCCGGGGCTGCCGCCGTGGCGGCCCAGGGCGGCAAGTAG
- a CDS encoding 30S ribosomal protein bS22, with translation MGSVIKKRRKRMSKKKHRKMLRRTRVQRRKLGK, from the coding sequence ATGGGTTCTGTTATCAAGAAGCGCCGCAAGCGCATGTCCAAGAAGAAGCACCGCAAGATGCTGCGCCGCACCCGCGTCCAGCGTCGTAAGCTGGGCAAGTAA
- a CDS encoding glutaredoxin family protein, with amino-acid sequence MAEKTEQAGDSGRHVVELMVRSTCGSCARVREQIAPVVAAAGAQLRVVDVDGVPELAVEFGDRVPVVVVDEEEFSCWEVDNAELAQELAR; translated from the coding sequence ATGGCTGAGAAGACGGAACAAGCCGGTGACTCTGGCCGGCACGTGGTGGAGCTGATGGTGCGTAGCACCTGCGGTTCCTGCGCGCGGGTGCGCGAGCAGATCGCCCCGGTGGTCGCCGCCGCGGGCGCGCAGCTGCGCGTGGTGGACGTGGATGGTGTCCCGGAGCTGGCAGTCGAGTTCGGGGACCGTGTGCCCGTGGTCGTGGTCGACGAGGAGGAGTTTTCTTGCTGGGAGGTCGACAACGCGGAGCTGGCGCAGGAATTGGCGCGCTAG
- the mshA gene encoding D-inositol-3-phosphate glycosyltransferase has product MRVAMISMHTSPIEQPGVGDAGGMNVYVLNTAKELALQGVEVDVYTRATRPSQGEVVEVSEHLRVINVVAGPYEGLEKEDLPTQLAAFAGGMVEYVKCHGLHYDIIHSHYWLSGQVGWLLRDLWGVPLVHTAHTLAAVKNAYRSDDDARESEARRICEQQLVDNADLLVVNTVDEARELAEHYDAPAERIVTVAPGADTKLFTPGSDRNTERARRELGLPLHSKVIAFVGRLQKFKGPEVLIRATAEIFRREPLRNLRVVICGGPSGAGASPQAYADLARELGVDRRVRFLSPRPPEELVALYQAADIVAVPSYNESFGLVAVEAQASGTPVVAARVGGLPIAVEDGVTGMLVDSHEPEDWADALEELLDDDERRIAMGEAAVPHAERFSWEAAATELVAVYQRALTAEIPNCHPRHATGG; this is encoded by the coding sequence ATGCGCGTGGCGATGATTTCAATGCACACTTCCCCCATCGAGCAGCCCGGGGTGGGCGATGCCGGGGGAATGAACGTCTATGTGCTCAACACCGCCAAGGAACTGGCGCTGCAGGGCGTTGAAGTAGACGTGTATACCCGGGCGACCCGCCCCAGTCAGGGCGAGGTCGTGGAAGTTAGCGAGCACCTGCGGGTCATCAACGTCGTGGCCGGGCCCTACGAGGGGCTGGAGAAGGAAGACCTGCCCACGCAGCTGGCGGCCTTTGCCGGCGGGATGGTCGAATACGTCAAGTGTCACGGCCTGCACTACGACATCATCCACTCCCACTACTGGCTGTCCGGCCAGGTTGGCTGGCTGCTGCGGGACCTGTGGGGCGTGCCGCTGGTGCACACCGCGCACACCCTCGCCGCGGTAAAAAACGCCTACCGCAGCGACGACGACGCCCGTGAGTCCGAGGCCCGGCGCATCTGCGAACAGCAGCTGGTAGACAACGCCGACCTTTTGGTAGTCAACACCGTCGACGAGGCCCGCGAACTGGCTGAGCACTACGACGCGCCGGCCGAGCGGATCGTCACCGTCGCGCCGGGCGCGGACACCAAGCTGTTTACCCCGGGCAGCGACCGCAACACCGAGCGCGCCCGCCGCGAGCTGGGCCTGCCGCTGCACAGCAAGGTCATCGCCTTCGTGGGGCGCCTGCAGAAATTCAAGGGCCCGGAGGTGCTCATCCGCGCCACCGCGGAGATCTTCCGCCGGGAACCGCTGCGCAACCTCCGCGTGGTGATCTGCGGCGGGCCCTCCGGGGCAGGTGCGAGCCCGCAGGCCTACGCGGACCTGGCCCGTGAGCTGGGCGTGGACCGCCGCGTCCGTTTCCTGAGCCCGCGCCCGCCGGAGGAGCTGGTAGCGCTCTACCAGGCCGCGGATATCGTGGCCGTGCCCAGCTACAACGAGTCCTTCGGGCTGGTGGCCGTGGAGGCCCAGGCCTCCGGCACCCCGGTGGTGGCCGCGCGCGTCGGCGGCCTGCCTATCGCCGTCGAGGACGGCGTGACCGGCATGCTGGTCGACTCGCACGAGCCGGAGGACTGGGCCGACGCGCTGGAGGAGCTGCTCGATGATGACGAGCGGCGCATTGCCATGGGGGAGGCGGCCGTGCCGCACGCGGAGCGCTTTAGCTGGGAGGCCGCGGCCACCGAGCTGGTGGCGGTCTACCAGCGGGCGCTGACCGCGGAGATCCCCAACTGTCATCCGCGTCATGCCACCGGGGGCTAG
- a CDS encoding glutamyl-tRNA reductase — MSVLVVGMSHQSAPVALLEQLSMDEQVQHSACAKLVEASSLSEAMIISTCNRLEVYTVTNSFHTGVEDVIGTLHAVSGVDVERLRSYLYVRYADAAAEHLMLVACGLDSMVMGEQQIIGQVRTAYQHAAEQGTVGPRIHALAQSALHAGKRVHSETDIDDAGASMVSFAFDQALTAMGVSDLQGKTALVLGAGAMASLAATHAGRLGIDKLIIANRTRERAERLAGHAEQAGVHAEVVDFADRAGALDHVDLAVSATGADNFTITADDLPAGREMMFVDLSLPRDIDDAVTEDDNVNLVNIERLSKSLQAAGTEVGAARDPHVQARQIVDQELAEYSSAQRVRDVAPAVSALRRRAANLVECELARLEQKSPDLDEHQMKDVRYSLKRVVDKLLHEPTVRAKKLAAQSGTVSHETALQELFGLQLEGTGVSVDVDDLPAAETIVNSRKDV, encoded by the coding sequence ATGAGCGTGCTCGTTGTGGGAATGTCCCACCAGTCGGCGCCCGTGGCGCTGCTGGAGCAGCTAAGCATGGATGAACAGGTGCAACACAGTGCGTGTGCGAAGTTGGTGGAGGCCAGTTCGCTGTCCGAGGCGATGATTATCTCCACCTGCAACCGGCTGGAGGTCTACACCGTCACCAACTCCTTCCACACCGGGGTCGAAGACGTCATCGGGACGCTGCACGCGGTCTCCGGCGTCGATGTGGAGCGCCTGCGCAGCTACCTCTACGTCCGCTACGCCGACGCCGCCGCGGAGCACCTCATGCTGGTGGCCTGCGGGCTCGACTCCATGGTGATGGGGGAGCAGCAGATCATCGGCCAGGTGCGCACCGCCTACCAGCACGCCGCCGAGCAGGGCACCGTGGGCCCGCGCATCCACGCCCTGGCGCAGTCGGCGCTGCACGCCGGCAAGCGCGTGCACTCCGAGACCGATATTGATGACGCGGGCGCGTCCATGGTCTCCTTCGCCTTCGACCAGGCGCTCACGGCCATGGGGGTCAGCGATCTCCAGGGCAAGACCGCGCTCGTGCTGGGCGCGGGCGCCATGGCCTCCCTGGCCGCCACGCACGCCGGCCGCCTGGGCATCGACAAGCTCATCATTGCCAACCGCACCCGGGAGCGTGCCGAGCGGCTGGCCGGGCACGCGGAGCAGGCCGGCGTGCACGCCGAGGTCGTCGACTTCGCCGACCGGGCCGGGGCCTTGGACCACGTCGACCTGGCGGTGTCTGCCACCGGCGCCGACAACTTCACCATCACGGCCGACGACCTGCCCGCCGGGCGCGAGATGATGTTCGTGGACCTGTCCCTGCCGCGCGATATCGACGACGCGGTGACCGAGGATGACAACGTCAACCTGGTCAACATCGAGCGGCTGAGCAAGTCGCTGCAGGCCGCCGGCACCGAGGTCGGCGCCGCGCGGGACCCGCACGTGCAGGCCCGCCAGATCGTGGACCAGGAGCTGGCGGAGTACTCCTCGGCGCAGCGCGTGCGCGACGTGGCCCCGGCCGTGTCCGCCCTGCGCCGCCGCGCCGCCAACCTGGTCGAATGCGAGCTGGCCCGGCTGGAGCAGAAATCCCCGGACCTGGACGAGCACCAGATGAAGGACGTGCGCTATTCGCTCAAGCGCGTGGTCGACAAGCTGCTGCACGAGCCGACCGTGCGTGCCAAGAAGCTGGCCGCCCAGTCCGGTACCGTCAGCCACGAGACCGCGCTGCAGGAGCTGTTCGGCCTGCAGCTGGAAGGCACCGGTGTGTCCGTCGACGTGGACGACCTGCCGGCGGCGGAGACCATTGTTAACTCGCGAAAGGACGTTTAA
- a CDS encoding Ppx/GppA phosphatase family protein: MRLGVLDVGSNTVHLVAVDAQTGGRPTPMSDWKTPLRLVEQLDKDGNIHSKGVKKLVAAVKEAAELGSKLNCDEFIPIATSAVRSAKNSEQVLKEVEKETGVRLEILSGEDEARLTYLAVRRWYGWSAGRITNMDIGGGSLELTTGTEEFPDLAFSLDLGAGRLTHNWFDTDPPAKKKVSMLRDYIDAELVDATKRMRDQGPAGMAVGTSKTLRTLARLTGAAPSSEGPFVKRTLTAPGLRQLISFISRMTAADRADLEGVSSDRSHQIVAGALVAEASMRALGLEKMEICPWALREGVILRRLDKGQG, encoded by the coding sequence GTGCGATTAGGTGTATTAGACGTGGGAAGCAACACGGTCCATCTCGTGGCGGTCGATGCCCAGACCGGCGGGCGGCCCACTCCCATGAGTGACTGGAAAACTCCCCTGCGGTTGGTGGAGCAGCTGGACAAGGACGGCAACATCCACTCCAAGGGCGTGAAGAAGCTGGTGGCTGCCGTCAAGGAGGCCGCCGAGCTGGGCAGCAAGCTCAACTGCGACGAGTTCATTCCCATCGCGACCTCCGCGGTGCGTTCGGCGAAGAACTCCGAGCAGGTCCTCAAGGAGGTGGAGAAGGAGACCGGCGTCCGGCTGGAGATCCTCTCCGGCGAGGATGAGGCGCGCCTGACCTACCTGGCGGTGCGCCGCTGGTACGGCTGGTCCGCCGGCCGCATCACCAATATGGACATCGGCGGCGGCTCCCTGGAGCTGACCACCGGCACCGAAGAATTCCCGGACCTGGCCTTCTCCCTGGACCTGGGCGCGGGCCGCTTGACCCACAACTGGTTCGATACCGATCCGCCGGCCAAGAAGAAGGTCAGCATGTTGCGCGACTACATCGACGCCGAACTCGTCGACGCCACCAAGCGCATGCGCGACCAAGGGCCGGCCGGCATGGCCGTGGGCACCTCGAAGACCCTGCGCACCCTGGCCCGCCTGACCGGCGCGGCCCCGTCTTCGGAAGGCCCGTTTGTCAAGCGCACGCTGACCGCGCCGGGCCTGCGCCAGCTGATTAGCTTCATCTCCCGCATGACTGCGGCTGACAGGGCGGACCTGGAAGGGGTAAGTTCAGACCGATCCCACCAGATCGTGGCGGGAGCCTTAGTGGCCGAGGCCTCGATGCGGGCATTAGGCTTAGAGAAAATGGAAATTTGTCCGTGGGCCCTGCGTGAGGGCGTCATCTTGCGCCGGCTGGACAAGGGTCAAGGATAG
- a CDS encoding response regulator transcription factor: protein MTTILIVEDEESLADPLAFLLRKEGFSPIVAHDGQTALDKFANNSVDIVLLDLMLPGMSGTDVCKQLRAISSVPVIMVTARDSEIDKVVGLELGADDYVTKPYSSRELIARIRAVLRRGHETSPAAEEQDFDEQILEGGRVRMDVERHTVCVDGDPVPMPLKEFDLLEYLLRNAGRVLTRGQLIDRIWGADYVGDTKTLDVHVKRLRSKIEAEPSQPKHLVTVRGLGYKFDL from the coding sequence ATGACGACCATCCTCATCGTGGAAGACGAGGAGTCCTTGGCTGATCCGTTGGCGTTCCTGCTGCGGAAGGAGGGCTTTAGCCCGATCGTGGCCCACGACGGCCAGACCGCACTGGACAAGTTCGCCAACAACAGCGTCGACATCGTCCTGCTCGACCTGATGCTGCCTGGCATGTCCGGCACCGACGTCTGCAAACAGCTCCGCGCTATCTCCTCCGTGCCCGTCATCATGGTCACCGCCCGCGACTCCGAAATTGACAAGGTCGTCGGACTGGAGCTGGGTGCGGACGACTACGTGACCAAGCCGTATTCCTCCCGCGAGCTCATCGCCCGCATCCGCGCGGTCCTGCGCCGCGGGCACGAGACCTCCCCGGCGGCCGAGGAGCAGGACTTCGACGAGCAGATCCTGGAAGGCGGCCGCGTGCGCATGGACGTCGAGCGCCACACCGTCTGCGTGGACGGTGACCCGGTGCCCATGCCGCTGAAGGAATTCGACCTGCTGGAGTACCTGCTGCGCAACGCCGGCCGCGTGCTGACCCGCGGCCAGCTCATCGACCGCATCTGGGGCGCCGATTACGTCGGCGACACCAAGACCCTGGACGTGCACGTCAAGCGCCTGCGCTCCAAGATTGAGGCCGAGCCCTCCCAGCCCAAGCACCTGGTGACCGTGCGCGGCCTGGGCTACAAATTCGACCTCTAG
- a CDS encoding sensor histidine kinase has protein sequence MGNVLAFVAGAVVCALVLPLVRWVRGRLQRFRTTATADSNQVTTVSQVLHLTIQGANTGVVVVDRGGEVILSNPAAHTMSLVHDRAVRPDVWQVAQEVYEDHEERGLDLSIPKRRTGNRVTQVHALIKPLTLNDNRFITVFGTDESEHVRMESARRDFVANVSHELKTPVGGIALLTEALLEDPEDPEHVKYFGTKAHKEANRMAEMVTELISLSKLQGAEALPEMEPLRIDDVIDEAIQRNQLAADNHNIDLIRGGNSGVLIWGDKPLLVTAVSNLITNAINYSPEALPVSVSQKVVGTDVVHIRVTDRGIGIAPENQKRVFERFYRVDKARSRQTGGTGLGLAIVKHVVANHGGNIKLWSRPGTGSTFTIELPIYHEPAPAEGPPDTDNKSENKATSGLHNAVARVAARRKDKAS, from the coding sequence GTGGGAAACGTTCTGGCATTTGTGGCCGGTGCAGTGGTCTGCGCACTGGTCCTGCCCTTGGTGCGCTGGGTGCGCGGGCGGCTCCAGCGTTTCCGCACGACGGCGACCGCGGACTCGAACCAGGTCACCACCGTCAGCCAGGTGCTGCACCTGACCATCCAGGGCGCGAACACCGGCGTGGTGGTGGTCGACCGCGGCGGCGAGGTTATCCTGTCCAACCCCGCCGCGCACACCATGTCCCTAGTCCACGACCGCGCGGTGCGCCCGGACGTGTGGCAGGTCGCCCAGGAGGTCTACGAGGACCATGAGGAACGCGGCCTTGATTTGTCCATACCGAAGCGGCGCACCGGCAACCGCGTGACCCAGGTTCATGCGCTGATTAAGCCGCTCACGCTGAACGACAATCGGTTCATTACCGTCTTCGGCACCGACGAGTCCGAGCACGTGCGCATGGAAAGCGCCCGCCGCGACTTCGTGGCCAACGTCTCCCACGAGCTCAAGACCCCGGTCGGCGGCATCGCCCTGCTTACCGAGGCGCTGCTGGAGGACCCGGAGGACCCAGAGCACGTCAAGTACTTCGGCACCAAGGCCCACAAAGAGGCCAACCGCATGGCGGAGATGGTCACCGAGCTGATTTCCCTGTCCAAGCTGCAGGGCGCGGAGGCGCTGCCGGAGATGGAGCCGCTACGCATCGACGACGTCATCGACGAGGCCATCCAGCGCAACCAGCTGGCCGCCGACAACCACAACATCGACCTCATCCGCGGCGGCAACAGCGGGGTGCTCATTTGGGGCGACAAGCCGCTGCTGGTCACCGCCGTGTCCAACCTGATTACGAATGCCATCAACTACTCGCCGGAGGCGCTGCCGGTGTCTGTCTCCCAGAAGGTGGTGGGCACCGACGTCGTGCACATCCGGGTCACCGACCGCGGCATCGGCATCGCCCCGGAGAACCAAAAGCGCGTCTTTGAGCGTTTTTACCGGGTAGACAAGGCCCGATCCCGGCAAACGGGCGGCACTGGCTTAGGATTAGCCATAGTGAAGCACGTGGTGGCCAACCATGGTGGCAATATTAAGCTATGGTCACGGCCCGGCACCGGGTCCACGTTCACCATCGAGCTTCCTATTTATCACGAACCTGCCCCGGCGGAAGGTCCGCCGGATACGGACAACAAAAGTGAGAATAAAGCTACGTCGGGCCTGCACAACGCAGTCGCCCGGGTGGCAGCAAGGCGAAAGGATAAAGCATCATGA
- the proC gene encoding pyrroline-5-carboxylate reductase: MTKITVLGGGNIGEALIAGLVAKGYEGADITATNRSKDRSEYLESTYGVTTTADNSAAVKDADYVFVCLKPYGIVSVLEEVADSLPEGAVVASMAAGVTLEAMETAAGSQTPVVRVMPNTPMLVGKGMCACAPGRHVAEEQLEGVQELLSAVGEVATVGEDDMDAVTALAGSAPAYYFLVTEALVDAGVQLGLKRDVAEKLAGQAAAGAGAMLAESGDSASQLRINVSSPGGTTVAALRELEESGLRGAFFRAAEACATRSQELG; encoded by the coding sequence ATGACGAAAATTACAGTTTTAGGCGGCGGAAATATCGGCGAGGCCCTCATCGCGGGGCTGGTAGCTAAGGGCTACGAGGGAGCCGATATCACCGCGACCAACCGCAGTAAGGACCGCAGCGAGTACCTGGAAAGCACCTACGGGGTCACCACCACCGCGGACAACTCCGCGGCTGTCAAGGACGCGGACTACGTCTTCGTGTGCCTGAAGCCCTACGGGATCGTCTCGGTACTGGAGGAAGTGGCAGACAGCCTGCCGGAGGGCGCCGTGGTGGCCTCCATGGCGGCCGGCGTAACCCTGGAGGCCATGGAGACGGCCGCGGGGTCTCAAACCCCGGTGGTGCGCGTGATGCCCAATACGCCCATGCTAGTGGGCAAGGGCATGTGCGCCTGCGCGCCGGGCCGGCATGTTGCCGAGGAGCAGCTGGAAGGCGTGCAGGAGCTGCTCAGCGCGGTCGGCGAGGTCGCCACGGTGGGCGAAGACGACATGGACGCGGTGACCGCCCTGGCCGGCTCCGCGCCGGCCTACTACTTCCTGGTCACGGAGGCGCTCGTGGACGCCGGCGTGCAGCTGGGCCTCAAGCGCGACGTGGCGGAGAAGCTGGCGGGCCAGGCCGCCGCCGGCGCCGGCGCGATGCTCGCCGAGTCTGGCGACTCGGCCTCCCAGCTGCGCATCAACGTCTCCTCGCCGGGTGGCACGACGGTGGCTGCCCTGCGCGAGCTGGAGGAGTCCGGCCTGCGCGGCGCCTTCTTCCGCGCGGCCGAGGCCTGTGCCACCCGCTCCCAGGAGCTGGGCTAA
- the hemC gene encoding hydroxymethylbilane synthase has protein sequence MTLKIGTRGSRLATTQAGHVRDWLTANGYSAELHIVTTAGDVNMAPVERIGVGVFTQALREALQAGECDIAVHSFKDLPTAPDERFRLIVPQREDHREALIARDGLALADLPEGARVGTSAPRRISQLKALRPDLDIRPLRGNIETRMGKVTTGELDAVMLAYAGLVRAGYGERATEVFEPETIMPAPAQGALAVEARVDDEEAVAAITTLLDAEAMAQAAGERTVLARLEAGCTAPVAATSHLADGQITVRGGVFALDGARQILAEATGEVERSAQLGAEVSDSLFAQGAAEILGES, from the coding sequence GTGACCCTCAAGATTGGCACCCGCGGCTCCCGGCTGGCCACCACCCAGGCCGGCCACGTGCGCGATTGGTTGACTGCGAACGGCTACTCGGCCGAGCTGCACATCGTGACCACCGCCGGCGACGTGAACATGGCCCCGGTCGAGCGCATCGGCGTCGGCGTGTTCACCCAGGCGCTGCGCGAGGCGCTGCAGGCCGGCGAGTGCGACATCGCCGTGCACTCCTTCAAGGACCTGCCCACCGCCCCGGACGAGCGCTTCCGCCTCATCGTGCCCCAGCGCGAGGACCACCGCGAGGCGCTCATCGCCCGCGACGGCCTGGCCCTGGCCGACCTGCCGGAAGGCGCGCGCGTGGGCACCTCCGCGCCGCGGCGCATCTCCCAGCTGAAGGCCCTGCGCCCGGACCTGGACATCCGCCCGCTGCGCGGCAACATCGAAACCCGCATGGGCAAGGTGACCACCGGCGAGCTGGACGCGGTCATGCTGGCCTATGCCGGCCTGGTGCGCGCCGGCTACGGCGAGCGCGCCACCGAGGTCTTCGAACCGGAGACCATCATGCCGGCCCCGGCCCAGGGCGCCCTGGCCGTGGAGGCCCGCGTCGACGATGAGGAGGCCGTCGCCGCCATCACCACGCTCCTAGACGCTGAGGCCATGGCCCAGGCCGCCGGGGAGCGCACCGTGCTCGCCCGCCTGGAGGCCGGCTGCACCGCCCCGGTGGCGGCCACCTCCCACCTGGCCGACGGGCAGATCACCGTCCGCGGCGGGGTCTTCGCCTTGGACGGCGCCCGCCAGATCCTGGCCGAGGCCACCGGCGAGGTCGAGCGCTCCGCGCAGCTGGGAGCAGAGGTCTCCGACTCGCTCTTTGCCCAAGGGGCGGCCGAGATTCTCGGCGAGAGCTAG
- a CDS encoding helix-turn-helix domain-containing protein: MVNEEKGTFLTVAEVAEIMRVSKMTVYRLVHAGDLPAVRVGRSFRVHETAVSEYLKSSTYGVG, from the coding sequence ATGGTTAATGAAGAAAAGGGAACCTTTCTGACGGTCGCTGAGGTCGCAGAGATCATGCGAGTCTCCAAGATGACCGTTTACCGTCTGGTTCACGCTGGCGACCTGCCGGCAGTCCGCGTCGGGCGCTCCTTCCGCGTCCACGAGACTGCCGTGAGCGAGTACCTGAAGTCCTCCACCTACGGAGTCGGCTAA